A region of Argentina anserina chromosome 5, drPotAnse1.1, whole genome shotgun sequence DNA encodes the following proteins:
- the LOC126794235 gene encoding FAM10 family protein At4g22670 isoform X3, which yields MDEAKLKQLKHFVEQCKSDPSILADPSLSFFRDYLQSLGATVPSSASKNEDSKPRSYVVEESDDDMSEEAEPEPVHVQEEEEEEIVESDLELEGETVEPDNEPPQKMGDASVEVTEENRDASQAAKSKALGSMSDGNLEEAIEHLTEAILLNPTSAIMYGTRASVYIKMKKPNAAIRDATAALEINPDSAKGYKARGIAHSMLGNWEEAANDLHLASKLDFDEEISAVLKKVEPNVHRIQEHRRKYDRLRKEREDRKLERERQRRKAEAQAAYEKAKKQEQSSSSRRPGGFPGGFPGGMPGGFPGAGGMPGGFPGAGGMPETGGAAGGSAGGAPGNVDFSKILNDPELMSAFKDPEIMAALQDVMANPANLAKHQANPKVAPIIAKMMSKFAK from the exons ATGGACGAGGCGAAGCTGAAGCAGCTGAAGCATTTCGTCGAGCAGTGCAAGTCCGATCCCTCCATTCTCGCCGATCCTTCCCTCTCCTTCTTCCGCGACTACCTCCAAAG TCTCGGCGCTACTGTGCCGTCCTCTGCTAGCAAGAATGAAGATTCGAAACCG AGGAGCTATGTAGTGGAGGAGAGCGACGACGACATGTCGGAGGAGGCTGAGCCGGAGCCGGTTCATGTtcaggaggaagaggaagaagagattgTCGAATCTGATCTCGAGCTTGAAGGCGAGACTGTGGAGCCTGACAATGAGCCTCCTCAGAAG ATGGGAGATGCGTCTGTTGAGGTCACTGAAGAGAATCGTGATGCCTCGCAGGCGGCTAAGAGCAAAGCTTTAGGGTCCATGAGTGATG GTAACTTGGAGGAAGCTATTGAGCATCTTACTGAGGCGATTCTGCTCAATCCTACTTCGGCCATTATGTATGGCACCAGAG CCAGTGTGTACATCAAAATGAAGAAACCTAATGCCGCAATTCGCGATGCCACCGCTGCTCTGGAG ATCAATCCTGACTCCGCTAAAGGCTATAAGGCTCGTGGCATCGCTCATTCAATGCTTGGGAATTGGGAAGAGGCTGCAAATGATCTCCACTTGGCATCAAAGCTAGACTTTGATGAGGAAATCAGTGCCGTACTTAAGAAG GTTGAACCAAATGTACACAGGATTCAGGAACACCGTCGTAAGTATGATAGGCTTCGCAAGGAAAGAGAGGACAGGAAGCTTGAGCGTGAGAGACAACGTCGCAAAGCTGAGGCTCAG GCTGCATATGAGAAGGCTAAGAAGCAAGAGCAGTCATCTTCTAGTAGAAGGCCAGGAGGCTTTCCTG GCGGGTTCCCAGGAGGGATGCCAGGCGGCTTTCCAGGTGCTGGTGGGATGCCAG GTGGCTTTCCAGGCGCAGGAGGAATGCCTGAAACAGGAGGTGCGGCTGGAGGCTCTGCAGGAGGGGCTCCTGGAAATGTCGATTTCAGCAAAATATTGAAT GACCCGGAACTGATGTCTGCATTTAAGGATCCAGAAATTATGGCTGCTCTTCAAGATG
- the LOC126794235 gene encoding FAM10 family protein At4g22670 isoform X2, producing the protein MDEAKLKQLKHFVEQCKSDPSILADPSLSFFRDYLQSLGATVPSSASKNEDSKPRSYVVEESDDDMSEEAEPEPVHVQEEEEEEIVESDLELEGETVEPDNEPPQKMGDASVEVTEENRDASQAAKSKALGSMSDGNLEEAIEHLTEAILLNPTSAIMYGTRASVYIKMKKPNAAIRDATAALEINPDSAKGYKARGIAHSMLGNWEEAANDLHLASKLDFDEEISAVLKKVEPNVHRIQEHRRKYDRLRKEREDRKLERERQRRKAEAQAAYEKAKKQEQSSSSRRPGGFPGGFPGGMPGGFPGAGGMPGGFPGGMPGGFPGGMPGGFPGGMPGGFPGAGGMPGGFPGAGGMPETGGAAGGSAGGAPGNVDFSKILNDPELMSAFKDPEIMAALQDVMANPANLAKHQANPKVAPIIAKMMSKFAK; encoded by the exons ATGGACGAGGCGAAGCTGAAGCAGCTGAAGCATTTCGTCGAGCAGTGCAAGTCCGATCCCTCCATTCTCGCCGATCCTTCCCTCTCCTTCTTCCGCGACTACCTCCAAAG TCTCGGCGCTACTGTGCCGTCCTCTGCTAGCAAGAATGAAGATTCGAAACCG AGGAGCTATGTAGTGGAGGAGAGCGACGACGACATGTCGGAGGAGGCTGAGCCGGAGCCGGTTCATGTtcaggaggaagaggaagaagagattgTCGAATCTGATCTCGAGCTTGAAGGCGAGACTGTGGAGCCTGACAATGAGCCTCCTCAGAAG ATGGGAGATGCGTCTGTTGAGGTCACTGAAGAGAATCGTGATGCCTCGCAGGCGGCTAAGAGCAAAGCTTTAGGGTCCATGAGTGATG GTAACTTGGAGGAAGCTATTGAGCATCTTACTGAGGCGATTCTGCTCAATCCTACTTCGGCCATTATGTATGGCACCAGAG CCAGTGTGTACATCAAAATGAAGAAACCTAATGCCGCAATTCGCGATGCCACCGCTGCTCTGGAG ATCAATCCTGACTCCGCTAAAGGCTATAAGGCTCGTGGCATCGCTCATTCAATGCTTGGGAATTGGGAAGAGGCTGCAAATGATCTCCACTTGGCATCAAAGCTAGACTTTGATGAGGAAATCAGTGCCGTACTTAAGAAG GTTGAACCAAATGTACACAGGATTCAGGAACACCGTCGTAAGTATGATAGGCTTCGCAAGGAAAGAGAGGACAGGAAGCTTGAGCGTGAGAGACAACGTCGCAAAGCTGAGGCTCAG GCTGCATATGAGAAGGCTAAGAAGCAAGAGCAGTCATCTTCTAGTAGAAGGCCAGGAGGCTTTCCTGGTGGGTTCCCAGGAGGGATGCCGGGCGGCTTTCCTGGTGCTGGAGGGATGCCAGGCGGGTTCCCAGGAGGGATGCCAGGCGGGTTCCCAGGAGGGATGCCAGGCGGGTTCCCAGGAGGGATGCCAGGCGGCTTTCCAGGTGCTGGTGGGATGCCAG GTGGCTTTCCAGGCGCAGGAGGAATGCCTGAAACAGGAGGTGCGGCTGGAGGCTCTGCAGGAGGGGCTCCTGGAAATGTCGATTTCAGCAAAATATTGAAT GACCCGGAACTGATGTCTGCATTTAAGGATCCAGAAATTATGGCTGCTCTTCAAGATG
- the LOC126794235 gene encoding FAM10 family protein At4g22670 isoform X1, with translation MDEAKLKQLKHFVEQCKSDPSILADPSLSFFRDYLQSLGATVPSSASKNEDSKPRSYVVEESDDDMSEEAEPEPVHVQEEEEEEIVESDLELEGETVEPDNEPPQKMGDASVEVTEENRDASQAAKSKALGSMSDGNLEEAIEHLTEAILLNPTSAIMYGTRASVYIKMKKPNAAIRDATAALEINPDSAKGYKARGIAHSMLGNWEEAANDLHLASKLDFDEEISAVLKKVEPNVHRIQEHRRKYDRLRKEREDRKLERERQRRKAEAQAAYEKAKKQEQSSSSRRPGGFPGGFPGGMPGGFPGAGGMPGGFPGGMPGGFPGGMPGGFPGGMPGGFPGAGGMPGDFPGAGGMPGGFPGAGGMPETGGAAGGSAGGAPGNVDFSKILNDPELMSAFKDPEIMAALQDVMANPANLAKHQANPKVAPIIAKMMSKFAK, from the exons ATGGACGAGGCGAAGCTGAAGCAGCTGAAGCATTTCGTCGAGCAGTGCAAGTCCGATCCCTCCATTCTCGCCGATCCTTCCCTCTCCTTCTTCCGCGACTACCTCCAAAG TCTCGGCGCTACTGTGCCGTCCTCTGCTAGCAAGAATGAAGATTCGAAACCG AGGAGCTATGTAGTGGAGGAGAGCGACGACGACATGTCGGAGGAGGCTGAGCCGGAGCCGGTTCATGTtcaggaggaagaggaagaagagattgTCGAATCTGATCTCGAGCTTGAAGGCGAGACTGTGGAGCCTGACAATGAGCCTCCTCAGAAG ATGGGAGATGCGTCTGTTGAGGTCACTGAAGAGAATCGTGATGCCTCGCAGGCGGCTAAGAGCAAAGCTTTAGGGTCCATGAGTGATG GTAACTTGGAGGAAGCTATTGAGCATCTTACTGAGGCGATTCTGCTCAATCCTACTTCGGCCATTATGTATGGCACCAGAG CCAGTGTGTACATCAAAATGAAGAAACCTAATGCCGCAATTCGCGATGCCACCGCTGCTCTGGAG ATCAATCCTGACTCCGCTAAAGGCTATAAGGCTCGTGGCATCGCTCATTCAATGCTTGGGAATTGGGAAGAGGCTGCAAATGATCTCCACTTGGCATCAAAGCTAGACTTTGATGAGGAAATCAGTGCCGTACTTAAGAAG GTTGAACCAAATGTACACAGGATTCAGGAACACCGTCGTAAGTATGATAGGCTTCGCAAGGAAAGAGAGGACAGGAAGCTTGAGCGTGAGAGACAACGTCGCAAAGCTGAGGCTCAG GCTGCATATGAGAAGGCTAAGAAGCAAGAGCAGTCATCTTCTAGTAGAAGGCCAGGAGGCTTTCCTGGTGGGTTCCCAGGAGGGATGCCGGGCGGCTTTCCTGGTGCTGGAGGGATGCCAGGCGGGTTCCCAGGAGGGATGCCAGGCGGGTTCCCAGGAGGGATGCCAGGCGGGTTCCCAGGAGGGATGCCAGGCGGCTTTCCAGGTGCTGGTGGGATGCCAGGTGACTTTCCGGGTGCTGGTGGGATGCCAGGTGGCTTTCCAGGCGCAGGAGGAATGCCTGAAACAGGAGGTGCGGCTGGAGGCTCTGCAGGAGGGGCTCCTGGAAATGTCGATTTCAGCAAAATATTGAAT GACCCGGAACTGATGTCTGCATTTAAGGATCCAGAAATTATGGCTGCTCTTCAAGATG